ATTGTTAAGTTTCTAACCTTAGCTTCTTTTAATAAATACAAGTATTTAATTTCACTCAACCTTGAATTCGCAACAGCCTCTGGCGTAGGATCCAAGCTCTGTTCCATTAAACGACTTCGATAGATTCTTTCCTTTTTCTCTTGAAAGAGTTCATTTAATAGCTTTTGGTTATACTCCTCACGTAACCATCCTTTACGTTTAAACAGCATAATGTTCTACTCCTTAGAGCTCTCTTCGTCCTTCTAGTGCTTTCGATAATGTGACCTCATCAGCATATTCTAAGTCTCCTCCAACAGGAAGGCCATGTGCGATTCTTGTCATTTTAATACTTGTAGGGCGTAATAGTCTTGAAATATACATTGCTGTAGATTCGCCTTCAATATTTGGATTTGTCGCTAGAATAACCTCTTGAATTTCATCATCTTGCAATCGTTTGAGTAAATCAGGAATATTAATATCTTCAGGTCCTATCCCATCCATCGGAGAGATAGCTCCATGTAAAACATGATAAAGACCCTTATATTCCTTCATTTTTTCCATTGCAATAACATCTTTTGGATCCTGTACAACACAGACGATACTTCGATCACGTCTCTTATCTTCACAGATATAACAAGGATCTTGATCTGTTATATGTCCGCATACAGAACAATAAGAAAGGTTACGCTTAGCATTGACTAATGCTTTAGCAAAATCCAATACTGTATCTTCCTTCATTGTTAAAACATGGAAAGATAAACGTACTGCTGTTTTAGGACCTATACCTGGTAACTTCATAAAGCTCTCAATAAGCTTTGAAATCGGTTCTGGATAGTGCATAATTTCCTCCTACATGAGGCCTGGGATGTTTAGTCCTTTAGTAAATTGTCCCATTGTTTCATTTGTTAATTCCTCAATTTTCTTTAGGGCAT
The window above is part of the Priestia filamentosa genome. Proteins encoded here:
- a CDS encoding YaaL family protein, with protein sequence MLFKRKGWLREEYNQKLLNELFQEKKERIYRSRLMEQSLDPTPEAVANSRLSEIKYLYLLKEAKVRNLTIHLKK
- the recR gene encoding recombination mediator RecR, with amino-acid sequence MHYPEPISKLIESFMKLPGIGPKTAVRLSFHVLTMKEDTVLDFAKALVNAKRNLSYCSVCGHITDQDPCYICEDKRRDRSIVCVVQDPKDVIAMEKMKEYKGLYHVLHGAISPMDGIGPEDINIPDLLKRLQDDEIQEVILATNPNIEGESTAMYISRLLRPTSIKMTRIAHGLPVGGDLEYADEVTLSKALEGRREL